A region from the Pirellulaceae bacterium genome encodes:
- the trxA gene encoding thioredoxin, whose translation MVAELSDTNFEQEVLQSSEPVLVDFWAPWCGPCRQITPMIEELASENSGSAKILKVNIDDNPGTAQKYGVMSIPTLLVFKDGNVSERFVGVQPKAKLQEAIDAAKA comes from the coding sequence ATGGTTGCCGAGTTGAGCGATACGAATTTCGAGCAAGAAGTCTTGCAATCGAGTGAACCCGTCCTTGTCGACTTCTGGGCTCCCTGGTGTGGACCCTGTCGGCAAATTACTCCGATGATCGAAGAACTTGCGAGCGAAAACAGCGGCTCGGCCAAGATTCTCAAGGTCAATATCGATGACAATCCAGGAACCGCCCAAAAATATGGCGTGATGAGCATCCCCACGCTGCTCGTGTTCAAGGATGGGAATGTGTCAGAGCGTTTTGTGGGCGTCCAACCGAAAGCGAAGTTGCAGGAAGCAATCGACGCGGCCAAGGCATAG
- the ricT gene encoding regulatory iron-sulfur-containing complex subunit RicT: MPKYVVRYGAMRALGVFSVRGHDKLRRGVNVIARTERGLEAGEVLCVATEDALGHLDRPPQGQVLRRMSAEDSNEWLHIQTQGREEFETCKRHVSELGLQMELVDLEHIFGGERVVVYYLSEERVDFRELVRKLASEFQTRIEMRQIGVRDEAKLLADYGDCGKPVCCNTHLSAMPPVSMKMAKLQKATLDPTKISGRCGRLKCCLRYEYDTYVDIQRELPPVGSDIVTDNGRARVVSQSILAEQLMVEMEDHRRVLIGASEILTVLRRGSGKSKSSKNRGAPKVQNKTKKTKGTDSDQDSAEAES; this comes from the coding sequence ATGCCCAAGTACGTAGTCCGATACGGTGCGATGCGAGCGCTTGGAGTATTTAGTGTTCGCGGCCACGACAAGCTTCGTCGCGGCGTTAACGTGATCGCACGAACCGAACGGGGGCTCGAGGCGGGTGAGGTGCTTTGCGTCGCCACCGAAGATGCTTTAGGCCATCTTGATCGACCTCCCCAGGGGCAAGTGTTGCGACGTATGTCGGCCGAAGACAGTAACGAGTGGTTGCACATTCAGACCCAGGGTCGCGAGGAATTCGAAACTTGTAAGCGACATGTTTCGGAACTAGGTCTGCAGATGGAATTAGTCGATCTGGAGCACATCTTTGGTGGTGAGCGGGTCGTCGTTTATTATCTGTCTGAGGAGCGAGTCGATTTCCGAGAGCTCGTTCGCAAATTGGCTTCCGAATTCCAAACGCGGATTGAGATGCGTCAGATCGGTGTTCGTGACGAAGCGAAACTACTCGCAGACTACGGCGATTGCGGGAAACCGGTTTGTTGCAACACACACCTGTCGGCGATGCCTCCGGTTTCGATGAAAATGGCAAAGCTACAAAAAGCAACGCTGGATCCCACGAAGATTTCTGGCCGCTGTGGGCGACTAAAATGTTGCCTCCGCTACGAATACGATACCTATGTGGATATTCAGCGGGAGTTGCCGCCGGTTGGATCCGATATCGTGACCGACAACGGTCGCGCTCGAGTCGTCAGTCAATCGATTCTGGCAGAGCAATTGATGGTTGAGATGGAGGACCATCGACGTGTGCTAATCGGTGCATCGGAGATTCTGACCGTCTTGCGTCGCGGATCAGGAAAGTCGAAATCGTCGAAAAATAGAGGTGCTCCCAAAGTCCAAAACAAAACGAAGAAGACAAAAGGGACAGATTCTGATCAGGATTCGGCAGAGGCAGAGTCGTAA
- a CDS encoding terpene cyclase/mutase family protein has translation MATFIRATLSLSLILSLSLTSVAQQSTETEPVSDHQQMVGRAIEFLRTRQNEDGSYLVAAGPGVTALVTTGILRHGRSVEDPLVSRSLNYLESLVQPTGGIHRPETLYRNYETCLAMMCFAEANQDGRYDETLKRAQKFVTSIQWDTSEGKSQSDPAYGGAGYGKHSRPDLSNTSFLVDALHAVGNDADSEAIQRALVFVSRCQNLESVDNTTPFSDKINDGGFYYTPAAGGTSQAGETANGGLRSYGSMTYAGLKSMIFAGVDAGDPRVKAATDWIRKHYDLSTNPGMGNAGLFYYYHTFAKALDTLGFAEFVDQDGNSHDWRSELNQELAGKQRADGSWINQNERWLEGNPELVTGYVLLALSYSEPSR, from the coding sequence ATGGCAACTTTCATCCGAGCAACGCTTTCGTTGTCGTTAATCTTATCACTCTCGCTGACTAGCGTCGCACAGCAATCGACGGAAACGGAGCCTGTCTCCGATCATCAGCAGATGGTTGGTCGGGCGATTGAATTTTTGCGAACTCGACAAAATGAAGATGGTTCCTATCTGGTTGCAGCGGGTCCCGGCGTCACGGCATTGGTGACGACTGGTATTCTCCGGCATGGTCGCTCGGTCGAGGATCCGCTTGTATCTCGAAGTCTCAATTACCTAGAGAGTCTCGTGCAACCGACTGGTGGGATCCACCGACCGGAGACACTCTATCGGAATTACGAAACCTGTTTGGCGATGATGTGTTTCGCAGAAGCCAATCAGGATGGTCGTTATGACGAGACGTTGAAGCGGGCTCAGAAGTTTGTAACCTCGATCCAGTGGGATACCAGTGAGGGCAAATCACAGTCGGATCCTGCCTACGGTGGTGCCGGATATGGCAAGCATTCGCGTCCTGACTTGTCCAACACCAGTTTTCTGGTCGACGCTCTACACGCCGTGGGAAACGATGCTGACAGCGAGGCGATTCAGCGAGCCTTGGTTTTCGTATCTCGATGTCAAAACCTTGAATCGGTGGACAATACGACTCCATTTAGCGACAAGATCAATGATGGGGGCTTCTATTACACACCGGCAGCTGGCGGTACTAGTCAAGCCGGAGAAACGGCCAATGGAGGCCTACGAAGCTATGGCTCGATGACGTATGCGGGCCTCAAGAGCATGATTTTCGCCGGCGTCGATGCGGGGGATCCTCGGGTCAAGGCAGCCACCGATTGGATCCGAAAACATTACGATTTGTCGACCAACCCTGGGATGGGGAATGCGGGGTTGTTTTATTACTATCACACCTTCGCGAAGGCTCTGGACACGCTTGGCTTTGCTGAATTTGTGGATCAGGATGGCAATTCCCACGATTGGCGTTCGGAGCTCAACCAGGAACTTGCGGGGAAACAGCGTGCTGATGGCTCCTGGATTAACCAAAATGAGCGATGGTTGGAGGGTAATCCAGAGCTAGTAACCGGTTACGTCTTGCTGGCCTTGTCCTATTCGGAGCCGTCCCGTTAG
- a CDS encoding co-chaperone GroES — MRVEPLGDRVVVKRLEAEERTPGGIVLPDSVRETPQQGRVLSVGDGRLLRDGLRAPHQVREGDRVLFASYAGADVMVDDEPLLIMGEDDILAILV, encoded by the coding sequence ATGAGAGTTGAACCGTTGGGGGACCGGGTGGTTGTCAAGCGACTGGAAGCTGAGGAGAGGACCCCAGGTGGAATTGTTTTGCCTGATTCCGTGAGGGAAACGCCACAGCAAGGGCGTGTACTTTCCGTGGGTGACGGCCGTCTGCTTCGAGATGGGTTGCGAGCCCCGCATCAGGTTCGGGAGGGAGATCGTGTCTTGTTTGCCAGTTATGCTGGCGCCGACGTAATGGTGGATGATGAGCCACTATTGATTATGGGGGAAGACGACATTCTCGCGATTTTGGTCTGA